One stretch of candidate division TA06 bacterium DNA includes these proteins:
- a CDS encoding DivIVA domain-containing protein, with amino-acid sequence MKLTPLDIRKQTFKKKSMGGSDPSEVQAFLEMVAGEVEELIRENTSLAERLEGLETKVDDYRRMEKTLQDTLLSAQKTSEELRKNAEQRGDLVIKEAQFKADQIIGEARARLMDLQRQIADLKNMRTGYLAKFRSLLDSHLEILQYQEMDSGVRIQTNIFAGSKKEEAPPEAKAPEIPSQPGRAMDEQKMADMQRMLSTLMETAKLTIPEVPQTEEPPQVQTETHTTGEEIK; translated from the coding sequence ATGAAGCTGACCCCTCTAGATATACGCAAGCAGACCTTTAAGAAAAAATCCATGGGCGGATCGGATCCGTCCGAGGTCCAGGCTTTTCTGGAGATGGTGGCCGGCGAGGTGGAAGAGCTGATCCGGGAGAACACCAGCCTGGCCGAGCGGCTGGAAGGACTGGAGACCAAGGTGGACGATTACCGCCGGATGGAGAAGACCCTCCAGGACACCCTGCTCTCGGCCCAGAAGACCTCCGAGGAGCTGCGCAAGAACGCGGAGCAGCGGGGAGACCTGGTGATCAAGGAAGCCCAATTCAAGGCCGACCAGATCATCGGCGAGGCCCGGGCCCGGCTGATGGACCTGCAGCGCCAGATCGCCGATCTCAAGAACATGCGCACCGGATACCTGGCCAAGTTCCGCAGTCTGCTGGATTCCCATCTGGAGATCCTGCAGTATCAGGAGATGGATTCCGGGGTCAGGATCCAGACCAACATCTTTGCCGGAAGCAAAAAGGAGGAGGCGCCCCCGGAGGCCAAGGCCCCCGAGATCCCCAGCCAGCCGGGCCGGGCCATGGACGAGCAGAAGATGGCCGACATGCAGAGGATGCTTTCCACCTTGATGGAGACCGCCAAGCTGACGATCCCCGAAGTTCCGCAGACAGAAGAACCGCCCCAGGTTCAAACTGAAACACACACAACCGGGGAAGAAATAAAATGA
- a CDS encoding YggT family protein: MFILANLIIAIGKVLGMALDIYMWAVIIRALLSWVNPDPYNPIVRLLYKLTEPILGPLRRIIPLGAVGLDLSPMLVILAIIFVKQFLITSLIEFGFRLKQI; this comes from the coding sequence ATGTTCATTCTGGCAAATCTGATAATAGCTATTGGCAAGGTCTTGGGTATGGCCCTGGACATCTACATGTGGGCCGTCATCATCCGGGCCCTGCTGTCCTGGGTCAATCCCGACCCCTACAACCCCATCGTCCGGCTGCTGTACAAGCTGACCGAGCCGATCTTAGGTCCCTTGCGCCGCATCATTCCCCTGGGAGCGGTAGGGCTGGACCTGTCGCCGATGCTGGTGATACTGGCCATAATATTCGTCAAACAGTTTCTGATAACCAGCCTGATAGAGTTCGGGTTCAGGCTGAAGCAGATATAG
- a CDS encoding signal peptidase II, whose translation MTEIRLRNRIVIIAVTLGVFVLDRWTKLLVESRLALGESHEVLGKVLQFTHITNSNGVMGISFGPFSRYLMLPLSLLAITAILYFYLRSQSRSLLAALATGSILGGAAGNMLDRFRTGAVTDFIDCDMPDIIIHPFQAGILKFPGFYLDRWYTFNIADSAVMVGVALMIVITIKEEYRAGAGPAADK comes from the coding sequence GTGACTGAAATACGACTGCGCAACCGCATTGTCATAATCGCGGTGACATTGGGTGTGTTTGTGCTGGACCGCTGGACCAAGCTTTTGGTGGAATCCCGTCTGGCCCTGGGGGAAAGCCATGAAGTATTGGGCAAGGTTCTGCAATTCACCCACATTACCAACAGCAACGGAGTGATGGGCATTTCCTTTGGCCCATTCAGCCGCTACCTGATGCTGCCCCTGTCGCTTCTGGCCATCACTGCCATACTATATTTTTACCTTCGCAGCCAGAGCCGGAGCCTATTGGCGGCACTAGCCACCGGTTCCATCCTGGGCGGGGCGGCCGGCAACATGCTGGACAGGTTCCGCACCGGGGCGGTGACCGACTTCATAGACTGCGACATGCCGGACATCATCATTCACCCGTTCCAGGCGGGGATCCTCAAATTCCCGGGCTTTTACCTGGACCGCTGGTACACCTTCAACATAGCCGACAGCGCGGTGATGGTGGGAGTGGCCCTGATGATCGTCATTACCATAAAAGAAGAATACCGGGCTGGTGCCGGCCCAGCCGCAGATAAATGA
- a CDS encoding isoleucine--tRNA ligase codes for MYQDVPQNLDFPELEKRILKFWEDNKTFEKLAARNRGSAKKFRFVDGPITANNPMGVHHAWGRTYKDLYHRYKAMQGYDARYQNGFDCQGLWVEVEVEKELGFKSKKDIEAYGIGNFVNKCKERVDKFSRIQTEQSIRLGHWMDWDNSYFTMAPDNNYAIWHFLKKCHDQGWIYKGRDVMPWCTRCGIALSDMEIATEGYQEMTHKSVYIQLPILGREKEYLLVWTTTPWTLTSNTAVAVHPDFTYLKVRQEGNVYYLAKGRKEILKKDYEIISELPGRELVGLKYEGPFDHLSAQQGIEHRTVAWKEVTEEDGTGMVHIAPGCGKEDFALSKVEDLKVVAPLDEAGVYLDGFDWLSGKNVNEVAEAIGEDLKKRGVLYYAQKITHRYPECWRCHSELVFRLVDEWFISMGPVYDKPYDQVTAEEKKHSLRYRIMDSVKQARWIPDYGLDRELDWLKNMGDWCISKKRYWGLALPIFQCSCGNFDVAGGYEDLKSRTVSGWDKFDGRTPHRPWVDEIKIKCSKCGQDAARIRDVGNPWLDAGIVMFSTVMPPEKCFTPDKEKSGKYRYDPSQAYPVNREYWQQWFPAEFITECFPGQFRNWFYAILTMSTVLEGRAPFECLLGHALVKDEKGDDMHKSAGNSIPFDEAAGKIGADLMRWVFCCQNPVQNLNFGYHMATEFKRKLLTLHNVYSFYITYAKLDGFVPKGKSLDKCGLSLLDRWILSELNLLVKNTRQNLDNYDAALACKKLESFTEDLSTWYVRRSRRRFWKSESDSDKEAAYLTLYTCLETLIRLMSPIMPFWAEEMYQNLVRSIDASAPQSVHLTVYPQADEKMTDQKLSQEMEVVRKVVSLGHAARKEAKMKVRQPLARLLFKGDQTANWDAVLRHQEIIRDEVNIKAVEQAADADSLVDYQAKGLVSKLGPKFGPNAKAIAEELLKLDGRQVKTFKAQGRYSIQIPAGQFEVETGDAEITAVSKPGLMVKEEGGDLAALDITLTPELTAEGCARELVHGIQNIRKESGFEVSDRINVYYSTDPELAAAIIKFKTYIMNETLALELKTGSPETAGQQMQINGHPINLVIEQVKS; via the coding sequence ATGTACCAGGACGTTCCCCAAAATCTTGACTTTCCCGAACTGGAAAAAAGAATACTGAAATTCTGGGAAGACAACAAGACCTTTGAAAAACTGGCGGCCCGCAATCGCGGCTCGGCCAAGAAATTCCGTTTCGTGGATGGGCCGATCACCGCCAACAACCCCATGGGGGTGCACCACGCCTGGGGCCGCACCTACAAGGACCTCTACCACCGCTACAAGGCCATGCAGGGCTACGACGCCCGCTACCAGAACGGCTTTGACTGCCAGGGTCTGTGGGTGGAGGTGGAGGTGGAAAAGGAGCTGGGCTTCAAGTCCAAGAAGGACATAGAAGCCTACGGCATCGGCAACTTCGTCAATAAGTGCAAGGAGCGGGTGGACAAGTTCTCCCGGATCCAGACCGAGCAGTCCATTCGGCTGGGCCACTGGATGGATTGGGATAACTCCTATTTCACCATGGCCCCGGACAATAATTACGCCATCTGGCATTTTCTTAAAAAATGCCACGACCAGGGCTGGATCTACAAGGGCCGCGACGTGATGCCCTGGTGCACCCGCTGCGGCATAGCCCTCTCGGACATGGAGATCGCCACCGAGGGCTACCAGGAGATGACCCACAAGAGCGTCTACATCCAGCTGCCCATCCTGGGCCGGGAAAAGGAATACCTGCTGGTCTGGACCACCACCCCCTGGACCCTGACCTCCAACACCGCGGTGGCGGTGCACCCCGATTTCACCTATCTTAAGGTGCGCCAGGAGGGGAATGTTTATTACCTGGCCAAGGGCCGCAAGGAGATCCTAAAAAAGGATTACGAAATCATCTCGGAACTTCCCGGACGGGAATTGGTGGGCCTTAAGTATGAAGGGCCGTTCGACCATCTGTCGGCCCAGCAGGGCATAGAGCACCGGACCGTGGCCTGGAAGGAAGTGACCGAGGAGGACGGCACCGGTATGGTGCACATCGCGCCGGGCTGCGGCAAGGAAGACTTTGCCCTTTCCAAAGTTGAGGACCTGAAAGTGGTGGCCCCGCTGGATGAGGCCGGGGTCTACCTGGACGGGTTTGACTGGCTTAGCGGCAAAAATGTCAACGAGGTGGCCGAAGCCATCGGCGAGGACCTGAAGAAACGGGGGGTTCTGTACTATGCCCAAAAGATCACCCATCGCTATCCCGAGTGCTGGCGCTGCCACTCCGAGCTGGTGTTCCGCTTGGTGGACGAGTGGTTCATCAGCATGGGACCGGTCTACGACAAGCCCTACGACCAAGTGACAGCCGAGGAGAAAAAACACAGTCTGCGCTACCGCATCATGGACTCGGTCAAGCAGGCCCGCTGGATCCCGGACTACGGCCTGGACCGGGAGCTGGACTGGCTGAAGAACATGGGCGACTGGTGCATCTCCAAAAAACGCTACTGGGGGCTGGCCCTGCCCATCTTCCAGTGCTCCTGCGGCAACTTTGATGTGGCCGGCGGCTACGAAGATCTCAAATCCCGGACCGTTTCCGGCTGGGATAAATTCGACGGCCGCACCCCACACCGCCCCTGGGTGGACGAGATAAAGATCAAGTGCTCCAAGTGCGGCCAGGACGCTGCCCGCATCCGCGACGTGGGCAATCCCTGGCTGGACGCCGGGATCGTGATGTTCTCCACAGTTATGCCGCCGGAAAAATGCTTTACTCCGGACAAGGAGAAGTCCGGGAAATACCGTTACGATCCTTCCCAGGCCTATCCCGTCAACCGGGAGTACTGGCAGCAGTGGTTTCCGGCCGAGTTCATCACCGAGTGTTTTCCCGGCCAGTTCCGCAACTGGTTCTATGCCATTCTGACCATGAGCACGGTGCTGGAGGGACGGGCGCCCTTTGAATGCCTGCTGGGCCACGCCCTGGTCAAGGACGAGAAGGGCGATGACATGCACAAGTCGGCGGGCAACTCAATTCCCTTTGACGAGGCGGCCGGAAAGATCGGGGCGGACCTGATGCGCTGGGTGTTCTGCTGCCAGAATCCGGTGCAGAACCTGAATTTCGGCTACCACATGGCCACCGAGTTCAAACGCAAGCTGCTGACCCTGCACAACGTCTATTCCTTCTACATTACCTACGCCAAGCTGGACGGGTTCGTTCCTAAAGGGAAAAGCCTGGACAAATGCGGGCTTTCCCTGCTGGACCGCTGGATCCTGTCCGAGCTGAACCTGCTGGTGAAGAACACCCGCCAGAATCTGGACAACTACGATGCGGCCTTGGCCTGCAAGAAACTGGAATCATTCACCGAGGACCTTTCCACCTGGTACGTGCGGCGGTCCCGGCGGCGCTTCTGGAAATCGGAGTCCGACTCCGACAAAGAGGCCGCCTACCTGACGCTGTACACCTGCCTGGAGACCCTGATAAGACTGATGTCGCCCATCATGCCTTTCTGGGCCGAGGAGATGTACCAGAACCTGGTGCGGTCAATTGACGCCTCGGCGCCCCAGAGCGTCCACCTGACCGTCTATCCCCAGGCCGACGAAAAAATGACGGACCAGAAACTCTCGCAGGAGATGGAGGTGGTCCGCAAGGTGGTCTCGCTGGGCCACGCCGCCCGCAAAGAGGCCAAGATGAAGGTGCGCCAACCGCTAGCCCGGCTTCTATTCAAGGGTGATCAGACCGCCAATTGGGATGCGGTGCTAAGGCACCAGGAGATCATCCGGGACGAGGTCAACATCAAGGCGGTGGAGCAAGCGGCCGATGCCGACAGCCTGGTGGACTACCAGGCCAAAGGGTTGGTCTCCAAACTGGGACCAAAGTTCGGCCCCAACGCCAAAGCCATAGCCGAAGAGTTATTAAAACTTGACGGACGGCAGGTGAAAACATTTAAAGCCCAGGGCAGATATTCCATTCAAATACCGGCTGGTCAATTTGAGGTCGAAACCGGGGACGCGGAGATCACCGCCGTCTCCAAACCCGGGCTAATGGTCAAGGAGGAAGGCGGAGATCTGGCAGCTTTGGACATCACTTTGACCCCGGAGCTGACCGCCGAGGGCTGTGCCCGTGAGCTGGTGCACGGTATCCAGAACATCCGCAAGGAGTCCGGCTTTGAGGTCTCCGACCGGATCAATGTCTATTACAGCACGGACCCCGAACTGGCGGCGGCCATCATTAAATTCAAGACCTATATCATGAACGAGACCCTGGCCCTGGAATTAAAAACGGGATCGCCGGAAACAGCCGGGCAGCAGATGCAAATCAACGGCCATCCCATCAACTTAGTCATAGAACAGGTAAAATCCTAA
- a CDS encoding YggS family pyridoxal phosphate-dependent enzyme encodes MVGIEENLKIVQKRIAESALKTGRQPGDIILVAVTKTVNPDLINQAIACGVSIIGENRVQEAVQKHPEIAGGVQWHLIGHLQSNKAKKAVEMFSLIHSVDSPDLAREIGRRALEIGKVQEVLLEVNTSGEPQKYGFGLEDVSNALNGIKDIEGIKVMGLMTVGPLTEDDQRVRKAFRRLRIIFQEAAKLGLPNVQMKHLSMGMSGDFETAIEEGSNMVRIGSAIFGARG; translated from the coding sequence ATGGTTGGAATTGAAGAAAATCTTAAGATTGTTCAAAAGCGGATAGCCGAGTCTGCTTTAAAAACCGGCCGCCAGCCCGGCGATATCATATTGGTGGCGGTCACCAAGACAGTGAACCCAGACCTGATAAACCAGGCCATAGCCTGCGGGGTGTCCATCATAGGCGAGAACCGGGTGCAGGAGGCGGTCCAGAAGCATCCCGAGATCGCCGGCGGAGTGCAATGGCACCTGATCGGACACCTCCAAAGCAACAAGGCCAAAAAAGCGGTGGAGATGTTCTCCCTGATCCACTCGGTCGATTCCCCGGACCTGGCCCGGGAGATCGGCCGGAGAGCGCTGGAGATAGGGAAAGTGCAGGAGGTCCTGCTGGAGGTCAATACTTCCGGAGAACCACAGAAATACGGGTTCGGGCTGGAAGATGTCTCAAATGCTTTAAACGGCATAAAGGATATAGAGGGAATAAAGGTCATGGGTCTGATGACGGTGGGGCCGCTGACCGAAGACGATCAGAGGGTACGAAAGGCATTCCGTCGGCTGAGGATAATATTTCAGGAGGCAGCCAAGCTGGGCCTGCCGAACGTTCAGATGAAACACCTGTCCATGGGTATGTCCGGCGATTTCGAGACGGCGATAGAGGAAGGGTCGAACATGGTGCGGATCGGCAGCGCCATCTTCGGGGCCCGGGGGTGA
- a CDS encoding T9SS type A sorting domain-containing protein: MRHLRSVILLALAVIAGQALALSERLPLPATANTPGVPVFPLQRPGKGEAHKKGAHPARHKKPIRATKSASSITAPAAKGVVAPEFKMNTDSLPFNLYRYDLAAALLEDGSIVSVWSDYRSGWQKLYCQRFAPDGQKLGPVFLADDKETYQNYPAIAASPDGGFVLSWLDYRSWSSYDVYCRRFDASGNPLDTAFRVDDYDGGDKNEPSLTATDSGYAVTWNDDRSGDGDVYLQMIDSLGHLKGTNVRVNGVTSQYQYRSTAARTAQGFVVVWEDTRTGGYNIYARRYNSNGDTLGPEFKVNDNSTSGRYYPEACGTDSGFTVTWYDGRNSICDVYLQRYDTAGAAAGANYRVTDGTGWGFYPTIAHRQGWTVLSWYDDRSGDSDIYAQWFKPNGDTLGGQVLVSDDATGKNQYIPKALAGDSGWAFLWFDQREKDISLIYGQAYDASLSAVTPNFMACDSVAGVQDQYDATVTAGQDGKFLAVWYDRRNGDGSGNVCDIYGRLYDQDGNALTPDFLISDTSYNSNSRYAYEPKVAGLADGSYLVAWYDYRSDNDYDIYGQRLDASGGPVGGNHLISTGHQGSEDYELSIASADSGYGVFWYGDKYSDYDIFGRIYKTNGDSVGPVVLVSDDSMDQDQEYPCAAANDSGLVVAWEDYRDGSYNHIYGQRMRWDGSLAGGNYLISDSVDYDEEDVSIAGSDHGFLATWDDNRAGNYNVYGRYLNAAGQPEDSSFAVSNVPAIDQYCASVAASPDGGRYAVYWNGEDSDYNDFLFSQRYQDRLPQGVNELLADSANWSWFYIWGAQNMAASDDRLFFALCGSMKGTATGWDVYGMVTDWYSVSVPPVIWVDSLPDDIDSAYGPYTVKSKITDDGSVDQAVLYYRINGGAWDTLAMAAGAADTFSAVIPAQSLVMGDTINISYYVWALDDTKNFISSPARSFKLTYPTGVAGQPGNDLPKIFALQPCRPNPSSGRVSFGYQLPKTSNVSLTVYNIAGQAVKRFDLGVKPAGQYKIDWNGNQAAAGVYFYRLQAGDFVSTKKLMIVK, translated from the coding sequence CGGCCGGGTAAAGGGGAGGCTCATAAAAAGGGAGCTCATCCTGCCCGGCATAAAAAACCGATCCGTGCAACCAAGTCAGCTTCATCCATCACCGCTCCGGCAGCCAAGGGCGTGGTGGCCCCGGAATTCAAAATGAACACCGACAGCCTGCCCTTCAACCTTTACCGCTATGATCTGGCGGCGGCCCTGCTGGAGGACGGCAGCATCGTCAGCGTTTGGTCAGATTACCGGTCAGGGTGGCAGAAATTGTATTGCCAGCGCTTTGCCCCGGACGGCCAAAAGCTTGGTCCGGTCTTTTTGGCGGACGATAAAGAAACCTACCAGAATTATCCGGCAATAGCTGCCAGCCCCGACGGAGGCTTTGTCCTGTCCTGGCTGGATTACCGTTCATGGAGCTCTTACGACGTCTATTGCCGCCGGTTCGATGCCAGCGGCAACCCACTGGACACCGCCTTCCGGGTGGATGATTACGACGGGGGGGACAAGAACGAGCCGTCGCTGACAGCCACCGACAGCGGATATGCGGTGACCTGGAATGACGACCGAAGCGGTGATGGCGACGTCTACCTGCAGATGATCGACAGCCTTGGCCACTTGAAAGGGACGAACGTAAGGGTCAACGGAGTTACCTCTCAGTACCAGTACAGGTCAACCGCGGCCCGGACCGCCCAGGGCTTTGTGGTCGTCTGGGAGGACACCAGGACCGGCGGCTACAATATATATGCTCGCCGTTATAACTCCAACGGCGACACCCTGGGGCCGGAGTTCAAGGTCAACGACAATTCAACCTCCGGCAGGTATTATCCGGAAGCCTGCGGCACCGACAGCGGCTTTACCGTCACCTGGTATGACGGCCGGAACAGCATCTGCGACGTCTATCTGCAGAGGTACGACACCGCCGGAGCCGCGGCCGGCGCCAATTACCGGGTGACCGACGGAACCGGTTGGGGTTTTTATCCCACCATCGCCCACCGGCAGGGCTGGACCGTGTTGTCCTGGTACGACGACCGCAGCGGCGATTCGGACATCTACGCCCAGTGGTTCAAGCCCAACGGCGACACCCTGGGAGGGCAGGTGCTGGTAAGCGACGATGCCACCGGCAAAAACCAGTATATACCCAAAGCCCTGGCCGGCGACAGCGGCTGGGCCTTCCTTTGGTTCGATCAGAGGGAGAAAGACATTTCCCTGATCTATGGCCAGGCTTACGATGCATCCCTGAGCGCCGTAACCCCCAATTTCATGGCCTGCGACAGCGTGGCCGGAGTGCAGGACCAGTATGATGCTACGGTGACCGCCGGACAAGACGGCAAATTTTTGGCGGTGTGGTATGATCGTCGCAATGGTGACGGCAGCGGGAATGTCTGCGACATCTACGGAAGGCTGTATGACCAGGACGGCAATGCCCTGACCCCGGACTTCCTGATCTCCGATACATCCTATAATTCTAACTCCCGCTATGCCTACGAGCCCAAGGTTGCCGGGCTGGCCGACGGCTCTTACCTGGTGGCCTGGTACGATTATCGCAGTGACAACGATTACGACATCTACGGCCAGCGGCTGGACGCTTCGGGGGGTCCGGTGGGCGGCAACCACCTGATATCCACCGGCCATCAGGGGTCGGAAGACTACGAGTTGTCCATTGCCTCAGCCGACAGCGGTTACGGGGTTTTTTGGTACGGCGACAAGTACTCCGATTACGACATCTTCGGCCGGATATATAAGACCAACGGCGACAGCGTCGGCCCGGTTGTGCTGGTCAGCGATGATTCCATGGATCAGGACCAGGAATACCCCTGCGCCGCTGCCAACGACAGCGGCCTGGTGGTGGCCTGGGAGGATTACCGCGACGGCAGTTACAACCACATTTACGGCCAGAGGATGCGGTGGGATGGCAGCCTGGCCGGCGGCAATTACCTGATAAGCGACAGCGTGGATTACGATGAGGAGGACGTCTCCATCGCCGGGTCAGATCATGGTTTCCTGGCCACCTGGGATGACAACCGGGCGGGCAATTACAATGTTTACGGGCGTTACCTGAATGCCGCTGGCCAGCCAGAGGACTCCAGTTTTGCCGTAAGCAACGTCCCGGCCATTGACCAGTACTGCGCTTCCGTGGCAGCGTCTCCGGACGGCGGACGTTATGCAGTTTACTGGAACGGCGAGGACAGCGATTACAACGATTTCCTTTTCTCCCAGCGCTACCAGGACCGCCTGCCCCAGGGTGTCAATGAGCTGCTGGCCGACAGTGCCAACTGGAGCTGGTTCTATATATGGGGCGCCCAGAACATGGCGGCCAGCGACGATCGCCTGTTCTTTGCCTTGTGCGGAAGCATGAAAGGAACCGCTACCGGTTGGGATGTTTACGGCATGGTGACCGACTGGTACTCGGTTTCGGTGCCGCCGGTGATCTGGGTAGATTCACTGCCGGATGACATAGATTCGGCCTACGGACCGTACACGGTTAAATCCAAGATCACCGACGACGGTTCGGTGGACCAGGCGGTTCTGTATTACCGGATCAACGGCGGAGCTTGGGATACCCTTGCCATGGCAGCCGGAGCGGCAGACACTTTCAGCGCGGTCATCCCGGCACAATCCCTTGTCATGGGCGATACGATCAACATCAGCTACTATGTCTGGGCCCTGGACGATACCAAGAACTTCATCAGTTCACCGGCCAGATCCTTTAAACTGACCTATCCCACCGGCGTGGCCGGCCAGCCGGGTAACGATTTACCAAAGATCTTCGCTCTTCAACCCTGCCGGCCCAACCCGTCTTCGGGCCGGGTGAGCTTTGGCTACCAGCTGCCGAAAACCTCCAATGTCAGTTTAACGGTTTACAACATAGCCGGGCAGGCGGTCAAGCGGTTTGACCTGGGCGTCAAGCCGGCTGGTCAGTATAAGATAGACTGGAACGGGAACCAGGCTGCAGCCGGGGTGTACTTCTATAGGCTTCAGGCCGGGGACTTTGTTTCCACCAAGAAACTGATGATCGTCAAGTAG
- a CDS encoding purine-nucleoside phosphorylase has product MSELKQKIQETSEFLKSKTKVVPQIGIILGTGLGGLVKEIEIIDTISYETIPNFPVSTVESHAGKLIFGRLSGKYVMAMQGRFHFYEGYSLQQVTFPVRVMKAMGVRTLIVSNACGGVNPAHRAGDIMLISDHINLMGGHPLIGKNDETLGPRFPDMYDLYDQELLSLAESVALEEKIKVQKGVYLALTGPTLETGAEYRMVRILGADVVGMSTVPEVIVARHSGLKVMGFSIITDMGFPEAMRSVSLEEVIAVAGQAEVKFVRLVKQVVAKMQ; this is encoded by the coding sequence ATGAGCGAATTGAAACAGAAGATCCAGGAGACTTCGGAATTTCTGAAGTCAAAGACCAAGGTCGTTCCCCAGATCGGCATCATCCTGGGCACAGGGCTGGGCGGGCTGGTCAAGGAGATCGAGATCATCGACACCATCTCCTATGAGACCATCCCCAACTTTCCGGTCTCCACCGTGGAGAGCCACGCAGGCAAGCTGATCTTCGGCCGTCTCTCGGGGAAATACGTGATGGCCATGCAGGGCCGCTTCCATTTCTACGAAGGCTACAGCCTGCAGCAGGTGACCTTTCCGGTGCGGGTGATGAAGGCCATGGGGGTGAGGACCCTGATCGTCTCCAACGCCTGCGGCGGGGTCAACCCCGCCCACCGGGCCGGCGACATCATGCTGATCTCCGACCATATCAACCTGATGGGCGGGCACCCGCTGATCGGCAAGAACGACGAGACCCTGGGCCCCCGTTTCCCCGATATGTACGATCTCTATGACCAGGAACTGCTGTCCCTGGCCGAGTCGGTGGCGCTGGAGGAAAAGATCAAGGTTCAGAAGGGCGTCTACCTGGCCCTGACCGGGCCGACTTTGGAGACCGGGGCCGAATACCGGATGGTCCGCATCCTGGGGGCCGACGTGGTGGGCATGTCCACCGTGCCCGAGGTGATAGTGGCCCGGCATTCCGGACTCAAAGTCATGGGATTCTCAATCATCACCGACATGGGCTTTCCCGAGGCCATGCGCTCGGTCAGCCTGGAGGAGGTCATCGCGGTGGCCGGCCAGGCCGAAGTCAAATTCGTCCGGCTGGTGAAACAGGTGGTAGCTAAGATGCAATAA
- a CDS encoding sugar kinase — MSITVVGSIALDSVKTPFGEAKEALGGSALYFSSAASFFTKVSLVGVIGEDFPKADIDFLAKRGVDLSGLETAKGQTFRWAGSYEYDMNEAKTHATHLNVFETFHPKLSEAHQQAEFLFLGNIHPALQREVIGKVSKPLAIGCDTMNFWIQGNREELLKTIRLVDIMFINDAEARMLAGVPNLVKAARAIRDMGPKILVIKKGEHGAMLFSGHTVFSVPAFPVEDVFDPTGAGDSFAGGFMGYLASKSDLNDRVLRRAMIYGSVMASFNVEKFSMERLKTLTKDEIEQRFKEFKKLSHYEELEV, encoded by the coding sequence ATGTCAATAACAGTGGTCGGTTCCATCGCACTGGATTCGGTAAAAACCCCGTTCGGCGAGGCCAAGGAAGCTTTGGGCGGCAGCGCCCTCTATTTCTCATCGGCCGCCAGTTTCTTCACCAAGGTCAGCCTGGTGGGCGTGATCGGCGAGGACTTTCCCAAGGCGGACATCGACTTCCTGGCCAAGCGGGGAGTGGACCTTTCCGGCCTGGAAACCGCCAAGGGCCAGACCTTCCGCTGGGCGGGCTCCTACGAATACGACATGAACGAGGCCAAGACCCACGCCACCCACCTCAACGTGTTCGAAACCTTCCATCCCAAGCTGTCGGAAGCCCACCAGCAGGCCGAGTTCCTGTTCCTGGGCAACATTCACCCGGCCCTGCAGCGGGAGGTGATCGGCAAGGTCAGCAAACCGCTGGCCATCGGCTGCGACACCATGAACTTCTGGATCCAGGGCAACCGGGAAGAATTGCTTAAGACCATCAGGCTGGTGGACATCATGTTCATCAACGACGCCGAGGCCAGGATGCTGGCCGGGGTCCCCAACCTGGTCAAGGCCGCCAGGGCCATCCGGGACATGGGGCCAAAGATACTGGTGATCAAGAAGGGCGAGCACGGAGCCATGCTGTTCTCCGGTCATACTGTATTTTCCGTTCCGGCCTTTCCGGTGGAAGATGTGTTTGATCCCACCGGGGCCGGCGACAGCTTTGCCGGGGGGTTCATGGGATATCTGGCCTCCAAGAGTGATCTCAACGACCGGGTCTTAAGACGGGCCATGATCTACGGCAGCGTTATGGCCTCGTTCAACGTGGAGAAATTCTCGATGGAACGGCTGAAGACCCTGACCAAGGACGAGATCGAACAAAGGTTCAAGGAATTCAAGAAACTTTCCCATTACGAGGAACTCGAGGTCTAA
- a CDS encoding TraR/DksA C4-type zinc finger protein, whose translation MNKKDLQKYEAILLDERKRFITELAQIKSEGLMASQKESSGDLSSASYHPADQGSDTMEKEKSVFLASSKGNELYEIDQALMRAKDGKFGICDSCGKEVDPARLEAMPYARYCIKCSRQAEQIVKNGNKEQ comes from the coding sequence ATGAACAAAAAAGACCTGCAAAAGTACGAGGCCATCCTGCTGGACGAAAGGAAGCGCTTTATCACCGAGCTGGCTCAGATCAAAAGCGAGGGGCTGATGGCCAGTCAGAAGGAATCGTCCGGGGATCTTTCCTCGGCTTCCTACCACCCGGCCGACCAGGGCTCCGACACCATGGAAAAAGAAAAGAGCGTGTTCCTGGCCTCCAGCAAGGGCAACGAGCTGTACGAGATCGACCAGGCCCTGATGAGGGCCAAGGACGGCAAGTTCGGGATCTGCGATAGCTGCGGCAAAGAGGTTGATCCGGCCAGGCTGGAGGCCATGCCCTACGCCCGGTACTGCATCAAATGCAGCCGTCAGGCCGAACAGATCGTCAAGAACGGCAACAAGGAACAGTAA